The nucleotide window ATCTTGCTGACAGGTTCCTCATAAGAGCTATCTCCAACTCCAATCACTTGCTGATTACACGCTTGCGGGCTCTTGCTTCATTGGTCACTGAAAACCCATATTGGATGCATAAGGAGTTTccaaaaattattattacttattctaAATTAAATCGTATAAACCCCATATTATATAAATCAGGAACAAACCCCTTATTTGAAACAAAATTTGAAACTTTAATTTACACCCCTAGTGTTATTTTAGACCTTGGAATTTTTAAAAATGACCCGGGAGCTAActgcaaatttaaaaaactttTAGAAAAGTGGGAAGACTACTTACCGGTGTTTACTGACGCATCAAAAAATAATTCCGCAAATTGTGTTGGAGCAGCAGTGGTGGTTCCAAAATATAGCATTGTCTTGATGTTTAAGTGCCCTCCTCAATCATCCATTTTTACAGGCGAGGCTGTTGCCATCTTGGAAGCTGTAGCATACGCGGATTCTCACAATATAACAAAAATGTTCATATTTACAGATAGCAGGAGTTGTCTGCAAGCTATTATGGGCAATCAGTTTAAAATGAAAGCAAAATTTCCCTTAATACTTCAGATCAAAACCTTACTAAGAAAATGTGAATCAAAGGGGTTAAAAATAGTACTTGGGTGGATCCCGGGCCATTGTGGCATTCCTGGAAATGAGTCTGCAGACTTATGGGCAAAGAGAGCTATTGAGATGGGATCACCAGGCCACGACAGGATATACAGTTCTGACCTTTTAAACCATGCACAGACTGATATGTTTAACACGTGGCAAAATCTCTGGAATTCTTCCAGATTGGAGGTAGGAAAACATTATGGCCACATTCAGCCCAATATTCCACGTAAACCATGGTTTTTCAGATTCCGAGCATACCCTAAATGGGTCACGTCTACAATTTGCCGTTTACGCTTAGGGCCAGTTTGTACGCCTGTATTCCTTGCCAAGATACGGGTCCGGGATACGTCACTGTGCGAATGTGGGTTAGACGAAGGCACCGTAGATCACATTTTCTTCTCTTGTCCGAGATTCAATTACTCTTTGTATGATGTGTTACCTTCAAATATTCCGCGACCCATTAATTTTTACTCACTTCTCACTCTAATGGACCCGCCCCTAACTTCTATCCTTATTAAGTATGTACAGGAACataatataaaactttaatTCTTACTGCTCGTCTTACTATTattttctatctatctatataatTTAATCTCTACGTTTTTTCCTCCATTTCATCCGCTATGTTGCTTGCCTTAACAATCTGTCATCCGCTTTCCGCTCTTTTTCACTAATGTTGGTACTATGTTAATTGTGTCATGTCATGTATTTGTCTGTGATGTccataataatttgtttgttttagGTTCCCAGTCTATCCTTCcacaaaaatcaaaattaaaccgaACATTCTCGTCTCATAAGTCAAAAGTCTACACCTCGACATTGGCAGAATCCACCTTGCTAAATTTAGCGAGGAGTAAAAgccataataataattaaaaaaaaaaaaaaaaaaacacatgtttgaagtcccgtatgtgggaaatatatatcccttagcctgggaAAGGGTTAagactgttagaacgccatttgactttgatcattattctttcactgatatgtgttaacttgttaaatattaatattgacgccatctactcgagagtaggctgaatatggcgccatcgctcgaaatgattgcaccatacctttgacCTATagtcaggggggtgtcactacgcagtttaggtacatttggccggcgagCCGCCCGGGCCGGTGTATGGCAGTGGGCGCCGCTCCACCGCgcgtcgtgtcacgtggcgctcgcgcaaacaagattcaccgttcgtgcgcggttataagtttcaattttgttgcaggcggcgagtataggtataattttatacctaaatctgacttttgtgaaggagtgaattttctgtacggtagtactattagttattctgtgctatagtcgagtagatggcgttaatttaaatattaacaaattaacgcatatcagtgaaagaataaggatgaTGGATACAAAGTCCTTCAGTCAAAATCTTAGAATACAATATTATGGTCTCACCTGGTTTTGAAGTGTTGTATTAATTCCTTCAGAGTTTTCACACGGTGATCACACTCCGTGCACTTGTAAGGCTTTTCCTTCATATGAATGCTGTAATAGTATAAGTAGAATTTAATACTACCTAGATGAATTAATAACaaacaaatagaaaaaaaaactaaacgtaaaaattaaacttataagtaaaaaatgctccccaggtcaccttcatgagttatggtgcccagaaggctggcagctttacctttttggatggccaggcttatcctctggccgaggtagctgccagccctccgctcacctacctactatatttaaatacatagaaaattatGAACACTAAGAGAGCTGTTGGCCTACCGGTAAGAGCGTACGACTTTCAATCCCgatgtcgcgggttcaaaccccggctcgtacctatgagtttttcggaacttatgtacgaaatatcatttgatatttaccagtcgctttacGGTGAAGGAATacatcgtgagaaaaccggacTACTCCCAGcaaagcctagtttcccctcagggttggaaggtcagatggtagtcgctttcgtaaaaactagtgcctacaccaattcttgggattagttgccaagcggaccccagggtcccatgagccgtggcaaaagtcgggacaacgcgaggatgAAGAAGAGAAGTTTATGAACATACATAATTAACATGACCAACACCCTCtatttaagaaaaataaaacaacaacaacacaataAACAACAACATAAAGATTGGAGAAGGCCTTTGCCACCTGGCAAACACACTAAAATGGAAAAAGTGAAATATATGAACTAGAAATGTATTGTTCGACTAAaggctaaaaaaaaaataacttaccTCATATGTATCTTCAGACTCGCCTGCCTCTTAGTATAATAACTACACTCCGGACACTTTATAAATTTCTCCTTAACGTTACAGCTTGGGCATGGCATGCACTGTCTCTTCGGTACCGGCTGCTCTGGCCTCTTGTGTGTGAGCGAGTGAGTCTGCATTGCATCCTTCTTTAGCGTTGCGTAGCCACATATGCCGCAGTGGTACAGTGCTTTCAGCTCTCGTATTTTGACGTTGTTGGGTATCTTTGATGGTGGCCTTGGTTCAGTTAAGCTGAAATTTTAAAAAGGTTACTGTCTggtgaattttgattataaaataaaactacaataaaattaacacattcagtgccgaaaacactatgggtattttatgatttcgttcccaggccgaTGACCCGATAGTCaggatcgtggtactactgctttatatgacgaaattgttgtggcctggcgtcttgtttggctgggtggcaatgaatgtgttaactgtACACTCTTCATTCTCTAACTAAACTATAAAACCAGGGGTGCTAAACTCCTCGTTTCGGGCATTCTCAgctccattcggctcagcattgctccgagcaattattaggattGGCTTactatttcttttttattaacattaattgCACATAAAAGATGGAAGTAAGTGTAATGGGTTAgtactgattgactagcacgttatcttttcgtggagtagcaaagtaatattttggttgtaattaatatggatttccaaGTAACACctgattctttttttttttttttttttttgtttcattgagaaacaaacagtcttaaAATAAACATATGAACAACTTAGCTAGTAGCTACAAATTAATTTCGGTCTAGACCTATAGTTCCCTAATTTACAAAGATAATttacaaatgtataaaattagtgTAAACTTATAGTACCCAATTACATAAAAATTGAATAGATGTAAAAGAGAATAGACTCAAATTACAAGTATGCGGTTGCTTGCAACATTTCACACTTTCTTTACTTCAACAAAGAATATACAGTTTTCTTAAACAGACCTAATGAACTGCCAAACAAGTCTgcgtccatacatttttcataaTTTGAGGTCACAATTTGAATAATACTATTtggtaccttgtcacagtgacgtatgaggtccctagcgacattcatattgattgtcactttAACAAGGTATGAAATGGTACCtaatgaaattaaattctttaactgtacaaattaaagattaaattaaaaaaaccggccaagtgcgagtcggactcgcacacaaaGGGATccataccattatctataaaaacggagacccatccaagtactgaccccgcccgatgttgttaacttcggtcaaaaatcacgtttgttgtatgggagcaccacttaaatctttattttaatttgtttttagtttttgttgttatagcggcaacagaaatacatcatctgtgaaaatttcagctgtctagctatcacagatcacgagatacagcctggtgacagacggacggacggacagcggagtcttagtaatagggtcccgttttaccctttgggtacggaaccctaaaaaactaactATACGTACACTTGGTTGAACAATTTAGTACTTACTTATAATTGTGGTCCAATAACGGATCAAACAGGAAAGTCTCGCTTGTTTCTACTTCCACCTCTATCTGATCTGGAGACACTTCGTCAAGAAACAACACGGGGTTTTCGGAATCCATGACGAAAATCGGTGTCACACACTTGAGAtcttcaatattattattagttattgAGATTACTTAACTAAACGGAagctttattgataaaaacaaagaaagaaataaagtataaacaaacataataaaacttaaaaatctaCAGATATAAAATTTGGCCCAgatcgccgtcaacgggcaagGTGCCCATAAAGCTGGCcgtatttccccgctgtatggcgatactaatacttaactaaactaACTTAACTACTAATGTATTTAAAACAGTATTTACAATGTTTATACGCTTTATTTCTTGAAAAATGCAGTAAAAATGACAATGCTAAAAagctaattttatttatgaatgtTGACAATGACATGGGTGACACCGTGACATTGATAAGAGGCCGTTCAGATACTTGAACATATCCATCACaatgggtctaccgcgaaacaagaaaatcgaaatttcgttatctaacctatcactcttgcatattcgagcgataaagacgcagataactaaatttcggtttcccggtaggcccttgttaacaaaccgcttTGATGCATcagggcattttcatttaacttgtactttaaagcgcgacttaagtcgtgttttagtaacgtctaaccgttacattcctgacaaaatgtataggatttgacattgaccgtcagttttgtaacgattacgaacgctaaccggccgttaaaggtgttcaattaagtgaaaatgcccatcaatgtcatattttattgtctgtgaaaacatgtcaaaaaacggggcaagtgcgagtcggactcgcgcacgaagggttccgtatcataatACTTTGGTCAAaaacgttgcttaactttggtcaaaaatcacgtttgttgtatgacatcaaacatcaaacatcaacatttattcagcaaataggccacaagggcacttttacacgtcatcattgaatttacatataagcaaaaataataacatcaacaattttataaaataaaactaacaattcaatctaacgtattacaattactaagagatgtatcttcttcttcttagtcggtacactcttgccagagtggtcgtggtcatcattgtgaatctcgatgagtgatgatcttgctaatacggcgccattcgtcgcggactgcagctttccgggtacattcgtaaaccgagcacttagtTGCGGCCTTGATCTGGTCTGTCCATCTCATTGGTGATCTACCACGTGGCCTGGTGCCTTCGACCTTTCCCTGCACTACGAGACGCTCT belongs to Cydia splendana chromosome 26, ilCydSple1.2, whole genome shotgun sequence and includes:
- the LOC134803119 gene encoding zinc finger protein 37-like codes for the protein MDSENPVLFLDEVSPDQIEVEVETSETFLFDPLLDHNYNLTEPRPPSKIPNNVKIRELKALYHCGICGYATLKKDAMQTHSLTHKRPEQPVPKRQCMPCPSCNVKEKFIKCPECSYYTKRQASLKIHMSIHMKEKPYKCTECDHRVKTLKELIQHFKTRCHLCNCSKANGGLVRHSMQCIMKLNT